A region from the Chthoniobacterales bacterium genome encodes:
- the groES gene encoding co-chaperone GroES: MAINVKPLSDRVIVQPLEEKEVKKGGIIIPDTAKEKPQEGTIVALGTGRTNEDGVKSEFTVKVGDKVLISKYGGTEIKIDGENYLIMREDDILGIIG; encoded by the coding sequence ATGGCAATTAACGTAAAACCACTCAGCGACCGCGTCATCGTGCAGCCGCTTGAAGAAAAAGAAGTCAAAAAAGGCGGAATCATCATTCCCGACACCGCCAAAGAGAAACCGCAGGAAGGCACCATCGTTGCCCTCGGCACTGGCAGAACTAATGAAGACGGCGTCAAATCTGAATTCACCGTCAAAGTCGGCGACAAAGTTCTCATCAGCAAATACGGCGGCACCGAAATCAAGATCGATGGCGAAAACTATCTCATCATGCGCGAGGACGACATCCTCGGCATCATTGGCTAA